In Paenibacillus sp. FSL R7-0345, a single window of DNA contains:
- a CDS encoding PQQ-binding-like beta-propeller repeat protein, which translates to MSKTTLGLALLLAAGLLTYGIATASHGTDSSQNSQAPKVTSAAALTEATPTPAPTPTQTPAADIAQLQVLWQADSDSSGMYADEQTAANGQIYYSNHNTLYAASIDSGKVLWNYNKGRYPEIISDNSVYMISSSDHLVKLSADTGKQLWSTQVANQPMEVGGHASMIGETIIFANESGGVAAYDPDTGKQLWSNPDVPMYAGSIHGEHKGVLIVSSTIDNIRWQISARSETAAQ; encoded by the coding sequence TTGTCAAAAACCACGCTCGGGCTCGCTTTGCTGCTGGCCGCAGGCCTGCTTACATACGGCATTGCCACTGCATCGCATGGAACGGACTCCAGTCAGAATAGCCAGGCTCCAAAAGTGACTTCAGCAGCCGCTCTAACGGAAGCAACACCAACACCAGCCCCAACACCAACGCAAACTCCGGCAGCAGACATCGCCCAGCTCCAAGTTTTATGGCAAGCTGATTCCGACAGCAGCGGTATGTATGCGGATGAACAGACCGCAGCAAACGGCCAAATCTATTATTCTAATCATAATACTCTGTATGCCGCCAGCATTGATTCCGGTAAAGTCCTCTGGAACTATAACAAGGGCAGATATCCGGAAATCATCAGTGATAACTCGGTTTATATGATAAGCAGCAGTGACCACCTCGTTAAGCTGTCGGCAGATACCGGCAAGCAGCTTTGGAGCACGCAGGTTGCCAATCAGCCTATGGAAGTAGGCGGACACGCCAGTATGATCGGTGAGACTATCATTTTCGCTAATGAAAGCGGAGGTGTAGCTGCCTACGATCCTGACACAGGCAAGCAGCTATGGTCAAATCCGGATGTCCCGATGTATGCCGGATCTATTCATGGCGAGCATAAAGGCGTGCTGATTGTGTCCAGTACCATTGATAATATCCGCTGGCAGATATCCGCCAGATCGGAAACGGCAGCACAGTAA
- a CDS encoding DUF4184 family protein, with product MPLTFAHPAIILPFSRKSTYVHFSAMVLGSMSPDFEYFFRGRPVAELGHTFTGFLVFNLPLVIIISLIYHYFVHRTLMSHLPHIIQDTYTHRAAVSPVTRIIVFIYSALFGMLTHVAWDAFTHREGVMVTKFPGFFNHTFNIYNYDIPLYKFLQHGSTLLGLSLILGYLIYRGRYHKQNVNHIPVKQKYLFWTSVCLLALLLLLVWYLVAPVSLSSYGVHVVRIVDASCLGLLGISLFPKYRQSRISSI from the coding sequence ATGCCCTTAACCTTTGCTCACCCGGCCATCATTTTACCATTTTCCCGTAAAAGCACTTATGTTCATTTTTCCGCAATGGTCCTCGGCAGTATGTCCCCGGATTTCGAATATTTTTTCAGAGGCCGGCCTGTTGCCGAGCTTGGACACACCTTTACGGGCTTTCTAGTGTTCAATCTGCCGCTGGTTATCATCATCTCTCTGATCTATCACTACTTCGTACACCGGACGTTAATGAGCCACCTGCCGCATATTATCCAGGACACTTACACACATAGAGCAGCTGTGAGCCCTGTTACAAGAATCATCGTCTTCATCTATTCCGCGCTCTTTGGCATGCTCACGCATGTAGCCTGGGATGCCTTCACCCACCGTGAGGGGGTTATGGTGACGAAATTCCCGGGATTTTTTAACCATACCTTTAATATCTATAACTATGACATCCCCCTATACAAATTCCTGCAGCATGGCAGCACATTGCTCGGCCTCAGCCTGATCCTCGGCTATCTGATTTACAGGGGGCGCTACCATAAGCAGAACGTTAACCATATACCCGTTAAGCAAAAATATCTCTTTTGGACTTCGGTGTGTCTGTTGGCCCTATTGCTCCTGCTTGTCTGGTATTTAGTTGCGCCGGTGTCCCTGTCCAGCTATGGGGTGCATGTCGTAAGAATCGTTGACGCCTCGTGTCTGGGTCTGCTCGGGATCAGTCTGTTTCCCAAATACCGCCAGTCCCGGATCAGCAGCATATAG
- a CDS encoding aminotransferase class I/II-fold pyridoxal phosphate-dependent enzyme: MTTSKSGAVPKWRSDKLSHLGSSIFAEVAEWKKEARQSGLEVIDLGIGSPDQAPVPEIREALSAAMLRDDSYSYPASKGSGKFREQAAKWMNWRFGVEVDPEEELVSLMGSQDGLAHLALAVCNPGDLAIVPDPGYPIYSGALAIAGVKGWPLPLLAENDFLPDLDSIPDAIWEKAVFILLGFPGNPISVTADYAYLEKLVGLARKWEVLIIHDLAYSEMGFDGYRPLSILQVPGAIHTAVEFHSFSKSFNMAGCRIGFMTGNREAVGALRELKSNVDYGVFNPVQEAAVLALELAMKGDGRLEVAPLYERRRDVFVQALAGEDWTVPSPKATMFIWAPLPEDFCAGQTGRSRRFAQELLLKTGVAVIPGDAFGEQGKGFVRIALVEDEAKLIEAARRIGEFVRTFR; this comes from the coding sequence ATGACGACCAGCAAATCAGGGGCTGTCCCAAAGTGGAGATCGGACAAGCTTTCACATTTAGGCTCTTCTATTTTTGCCGAGGTGGCAGAGTGGAAGAAAGAAGCACGACAATCGGGACTGGAGGTTATTGACCTAGGCATCGGCAGCCCGGACCAGGCACCTGTCCCGGAAATCCGGGAAGCGTTGAGTGCAGCCATGCTCCGTGATGACAGTTATTCTTACCCGGCTTCGAAAGGGAGCGGGAAGTTCCGCGAGCAGGCTGCAAAATGGATGAACTGGCGGTTTGGCGTAGAAGTCGATCCGGAGGAGGAGCTGGTGTCGCTAATGGGGTCCCAGGACGGGCTGGCTCATCTGGCTTTGGCCGTATGCAATCCCGGGGACCTGGCGATCGTGCCTGATCCGGGATATCCCATCTATTCAGGGGCGCTCGCTATCGCCGGTGTGAAGGGATGGCCGCTGCCGCTGCTGGCGGAGAATGATTTTCTGCCCGATCTGGACAGTATACCGGATGCAATATGGGAGAAGGCTGTTTTTATTCTGCTGGGCTTTCCGGGAAATCCGATTTCGGTAACGGCAGACTATGCTTATCTGGAGAAGCTGGTAGGGCTGGCCCGGAAGTGGGAGGTGCTGATCATTCATGATCTGGCATACTCGGAAATGGGCTTTGACGGCTACCGCCCGTTAAGTATTCTGCAGGTGCCTGGAGCGATACATACGGCGGTGGAGTTTCATTCGTTTTCCAAAAGCTTTAACATGGCCGGCTGCCGCATCGGTTTTATGACGGGTAACCGTGAAGCGGTAGGGGCGCTGCGTGAACTCAAAAGCAATGTGGATTACGGGGTGTTTAATCCGGTACAGGAAGCAGCGGTTCTCGCCCTGGAGCTCGCAATGAAAGGGGACGGACGGCTGGAGGTGGCACCGCTGTATGAGCGCAGACGTGATGTGTTCGTGCAGGCGCTCGCCGGGGAAGACTGGACGGTACCTAGCCCTAAGGCCACGATGTTTATCTGGGCGCCGCTACCGGAGGATTTTTGCGCCGGCCAGACAGGCCGGTCCCGGCGTTTTGCGCAGGAGCTGCTGCTTAAGACTGGAGTGGCGGTTATTCCGGGGGATGCTTTTGGCGAGCAGGGGAAAGGGTTTGTACGAATTGCGCTGGTAGAGGATGAGGCGAAGCTGATTGAGGCGGCACGGAGAATCGGCGAATTTGTACGGACGTTCCGGTAG
- a CDS encoding helix-turn-helix transcriptional regulator, producing the protein MNNRLEEIRKQHGIKQEELAAALEVSRQTIGSLENGRYNPSILLAFKIARYFNLSIEEIFIYEEEQK; encoded by the coding sequence TTGAATAACAGGCTTGAGGAAATCCGCAAGCAGCACGGTATTAAGCAGGAAGAGCTGGCAGCAGCACTTGAGGTATCCAGACAGACGATCGGCTCGCTCGAAAACGGAAGATACAACCCTTCCATCCTCTTGGCTTTCAAAATTGCCCGTTATTTCAACCTGTCCATTGAGGAGATCTTTATCTACGAGGAGGAACAGAAATGA
- a CDS encoding histidine phosphatase family protein — MNTFIYMVRHGESPINEPGERTRGLTEKGKREALQVTELLKQEKIEVFVSSPYRRAILTIEDLAHASGQEVLLYEDLKERIFLNEDKRLPDEELIPLLETSFNDPDYSLPGGESDAECQSRAIAVVKELLKEFSGQKIALGTHGAVMMLMMNYYDKKYDLDFLLNMSKPDVYRLEFNGEELIEIIRLWS, encoded by the coding sequence ATGAATACTTTCATTTATATGGTAAGGCATGGTGAATCACCAATAAATGAGCCGGGCGAAAGAACCAGAGGGTTGACGGAGAAAGGAAAAAGAGAGGCACTTCAAGTAACAGAGCTGCTGAAACAAGAAAAGATAGAGGTTTTTGTCTCAAGTCCTTATCGAAGGGCAATTCTAACCATTGAGGATTTGGCTCATGCCAGCGGACAGGAGGTGCTATTATACGAAGATCTTAAAGAAAGAATCTTCCTGAATGAAGACAAGCGCCTGCCCGATGAGGAGTTGATCCCGTTATTGGAGACGTCGTTTAACGACCCTGATTATTCCTTACCCGGCGGAGAGTCAGATGCCGAATGTCAGAGCCGGGCGATAGCTGTTGTGAAAGAGCTGTTAAAGGAGTTCAGCGGACAAAAGATAGCTTTGGGTACACATGGAGCCGTAATGATGTTAATGATGAATTATTATGATAAGAAGTACGATCTGGATTTTCTGCTTAACATGTCTAAACCGGATGTATACAGGCTTGAGTTTAACGGGGAAGAGCTGATTGAGATAATCAGATTGTGGAGTTAG
- a CDS encoding cation diffusion facilitator family transporter has protein sequence MAESTESLVSLIKKGNKSSGSAAIGNTCIAIVKGIAFALTGSGSMFATMMHSIADAVNQMFVFTGSVLAEKRPTRRFPDGFGRVINLFCMVAVIVVTIMAYETMLEGFHLLQHPAEEADGYWINVLVLALSIGADGFVWVKAMNEVLHDARVEAKGFRKFTASLKNVKRAAPPTRLVFYEDLVATTGGLLAMIAVLVTALTNFHLLDGITSILIAFMMIGVAFRVGYDNMIGLIGVAAPPEIEEKVAKIIFDEPQVIDIYQMRILQEGRYYHVEGLIELKTGLTLADADDIKFKVRDKLLADPHISDVTLGILEDNGVRNWVPREGVQDLT, from the coding sequence ATGGCAGAGAGTACGGAAAGTCTGGTAAGCTTAATTAAAAAAGGAAATAAGTCTTCAGGCTCGGCAGCGATCGGCAATACATGCATCGCCATTGTGAAGGGAATTGCCTTTGCGCTGACCGGCAGTGGCTCGATGTTTGCCACGATGATGCACTCCATTGCGGATGCCGTCAATCAGATGTTTGTCTTTACCGGCAGTGTGCTGGCTGAGAAACGGCCAACCCGCCGTTTTCCGGACGGCTTTGGGCGGGTAATCAACCTGTTCTGTATGGTGGCAGTAATTGTTGTCACCATTATGGCGTACGAAACGATGCTCGAAGGCTTTCATCTGCTGCAGCATCCGGCAGAAGAGGCAGACGGGTACTGGATTAATGTGCTGGTGCTGGCGCTCTCGATCGGGGCGGATGGCTTTGTCTGGGTAAAAGCGATGAATGAAGTGCTGCACGATGCCCGGGTGGAAGCCAAGGGCTTCCGGAAATTCACAGCCTCGCTCAAAAACGTTAAGCGGGCCGCACCGCCAACCCGGCTTGTCTTTTACGAGGATCTGGTAGCTACGACCGGAGGCCTGCTGGCAATGATTGCCGTGCTGGTGACAGCGCTGACCAATTTCCATCTGCTGGACGGAATTACAAGCATCCTGATTGCTTTTATGATGATCGGGGTAGCCTTCCGTGTAGGCTATGACAACATGATTGGACTGATTGGTGTAGCAGCTCCGCCGGAAATTGAGGAGAAGGTTGCGAAGATTATTTTTGATGAACCCCAGGTTATCGATATTTACCAGATGCGCATCCTGCAGGAAGGCCGTTACTACCATGTAGAGGGGCTAATTGAGCTTAAGACCGGGCTGACGCTGGCTGATGCCGATGACATCAAGTTTAAGGTGAGGGACAAGCTGCTGGCTGATCCGCATATCTCGGACGTGACTCTAGGAATTCTGGAGGATAACGGGGTGCGAAACTGGGTACCTCGGGAGGGGGTGCAGGATTTGACCTAA
- a CDS encoding ABC transporter substrate-binding protein encodes MDNHIAHYLRISASFNSPSRLQEPLPASIDQLAEVLCCTPRNVKFILRRLEEKALIQWQPGRGRGHISAITFLRSTDDVLEELLLELVTSGRIKQGIELIGLPEVSNPLKERLLATLNKQMGYHSEAESTTGLDVLRIIGNRHVQDLDPAFVYTAFEAFLLGQIYSTLVTYDASGGRFAPALAHMWEVSEDCTSYIFYLRKGVRFHHGRVKTSRDVKETLLRLKDQNSPAMWYFRDVIGIELLGDHRIRFDLSRSNRFFLHALSSIYMSVLPYDLEFNAARLSGTGPYRVINLSDDVLVLSAFDDYYGISPLLDQVEIWSLPDKWASVRQYQLPEAGELRPSQAPCDNNSIDYPALGCRYILTNFRKKGHQHNLHFRQAMSMLYLPTALIKELGGNRITPAASFLPWLSLQSDWSEPGIEEIRESLQLSGYDGGVITLACTARKEESEEAKWLQRRGEAAGITIQLLEYKDFNLDEIIGQADFVFAEEVLEDDWQWGMINYFVNTSNHLHRLLLNHQLAEIGQAVSGFSGLDEDSRSRLLEQTESMLRDQAWVLYGCHLNKRAQLNQSLFGLHTGPFGFLDISKLWIKSGFPDRSGL; translated from the coding sequence TTGGACAACCATATCGCTCATTATTTAAGGATATCAGCGTCATTTAACAGCCCTTCCAGGCTGCAGGAGCCGCTCCCGGCAAGTATTGATCAGCTGGCAGAGGTGCTGTGCTGCACCCCGCGCAACGTTAAATTTATTTTGCGGCGGCTTGAAGAGAAGGCTCTGATTCAGTGGCAGCCGGGCAGAGGCAGGGGGCATATCTCGGCCATTACTTTTCTGCGCAGCACAGATGATGTGCTGGAAGAGCTGCTGCTGGAGCTGGTCACAAGCGGGAGAATCAAACAGGGGATAGAGCTGATCGGACTTCCCGAGGTAAGCAATCCGCTGAAGGAACGGCTGCTGGCTACGCTGAATAAACAGATGGGTTACCATAGTGAAGCAGAGTCTACAACCGGTCTGGATGTTTTGCGGATTATCGGCAACCGGCATGTGCAGGATCTGGACCCGGCCTTTGTATATACTGCCTTTGAGGCCTTTTTGCTAGGGCAAATTTACAGTACCCTGGTGACCTACGATGCATCCGGCGGCCGCTTTGCTCCGGCGCTTGCACATATGTGGGAGGTAAGTGAGGACTGCACCAGCTACATTTTTTATCTGCGCAAAGGGGTCCGCTTCCATCACGGCCGGGTGAAGACCTCCAGAGATGTTAAGGAGACGCTGCTCCGGCTTAAGGATCAGAATAGTCCGGCGATGTGGTATTTCCGTGATGTTATTGGTATTGAGCTGCTTGGTGATCACCGGATCCGGTTTGATCTGTCACGATCGAACCGTTTTTTCCTGCATGCGCTTAGTTCAATCTATATGTCAGTTCTGCCTTATGATCTGGAGTTTAATGCGGCCCGTCTGTCCGGAACCGGACCTTACCGGGTAATCAACCTGAGCGATGACGTACTTGTGCTGTCCGCCTTCGATGATTACTACGGAATCAGTCCGCTGCTTGACCAAGTAGAAATATGGTCCTTGCCGGATAAATGGGCCAGTGTCCGCCAATACCAGCTTCCAGAAGCAGGAGAGCTCCGCCCGTCTCAAGCACCATGTGATAATAACAGCATTGATTATCCGGCTCTTGGCTGCAGATATATCCTGACGAATTTCCGTAAGAAAGGGCATCAGCATAATCTCCATTTCCGTCAGGCCATGAGCATGCTGTATCTCCCGACTGCCTTAATTAAGGAGCTGGGCGGGAACCGGATTACCCCGGCAGCCAGCTTTTTGCCCTGGTTAAGCCTCCAGTCAGACTGGAGCGAACCGGGGATAGAAGAAATCAGGGAAAGCCTGCAGTTAAGCGGCTACGACGGCGGAGTGATTACTCTGGCCTGTACAGCCAGAAAAGAGGAAAGCGAAGAAGCGAAGTGGCTGCAAAGGCGCGGAGAAGCTGCCGGTATAACGATCCAATTGCTGGAGTATAAGGATTTCAACCTGGATGAAATTATCGGCCAGGCAGACTTTGTATTTGCCGAAGAGGTGCTGGAGGATGACTGGCAGTGGGGGATGATTAATTATTTTGTCAACACATCCAATCATCTGCACAGATTGCTGTTAAACCATCAGCTGGCGGAAATCGGACAGGCCGTCAGCGGCTTCTCAGGGCTGGATGAGGATAGCAGAAGCCGTCTGCTGGAGCAGACAGAGTCCATGTTACGTGATCAGGCGTGGGTGCTGTATGGCTGCCATCTGAACAAAAGAGCACAGCTCAACCAGAGTCTGTTCGGCCTGCATACAGGTCCTTTCGGTTTTCTCGATATCTCTAAATTGTGGATCAAGTCAGGCTTTCCGGACCGAAGCGGGCTATGA
- a CDS encoding MFS transporter, which translates to MKQHLQHIHPLAWTIIIGTMFGRLVTSMSIPFLSIYLTQVLGASPTQTGFTVAVSSLAGVMISFYGGYISDVIGRKIVMLVSVFGWALVFFGFSAAQHLWVFFLVNTLNGICRAVFEPTSRAMLSDITPPEHKLLVFNLRYAAVNLGVVFGPIIGLQLGSAESTFPFMIAGFVYIAYGLVLFMQFRIHHATLPGHSEVTAPKLSAALAVTGRDRVFLPVLLGTIFCVLGYGHFSSTLAQYLAMNTHFTDGGKVFSYMLSLNAVTVLVVQYPIVRTASKFSPIMPLILGNICVALSMLLFGAAGGIALLMVGVILFTVGEVLLFTMMDMLIDRIAKPEWKGTYFGTIGFNGLGSVMAPILGGMLLDQFGASSGPAVFVPLALTTALGLPFLITAHKRLKARERTEAGSYN; encoded by the coding sequence ATGAAACAGCATCTGCAGCATATCCATCCGCTGGCATGGACCATTATCATCGGGACTATGTTCGGCCGGCTGGTTACCTCCATGAGTATCCCTTTTTTATCAATTTATCTAACCCAGGTGCTCGGGGCATCGCCGACCCAGACCGGCTTTACCGTGGCCGTCAGTTCACTCGCCGGGGTAATGATCAGCTTCTACGGCGGTTACATCTCCGATGTCATCGGCCGCAAAATCGTCATGCTCGTCTCCGTCTTCGGCTGGGCGCTGGTGTTCTTCGGCTTTTCGGCTGCCCAGCATTTATGGGTATTTTTCCTCGTTAATACCTTGAACGGGATCTGCCGCGCGGTGTTCGAGCCAACTTCCCGGGCTATGCTGTCCGATATTACACCTCCTGAGCATAAGCTGCTTGTGTTCAACCTGAGGTATGCAGCGGTTAACCTGGGCGTGGTGTTCGGACCGATTATCGGCCTTCAGCTGGGATCGGCCGAATCAACTTTTCCGTTTATGATCGCGGGTTTCGTCTACATAGCCTACGGGCTGGTGCTGTTTATGCAGTTCCGGATTCATCATGCTACACTGCCCGGACATTCAGAAGTCACCGCACCCAAACTTAGTGCAGCGCTGGCTGTTACCGGACGGGACCGCGTCTTCCTGCCTGTCCTGCTTGGTACCATTTTTTGCGTGTTGGGTTATGGGCATTTCAGCTCCACATTAGCGCAATATCTGGCGATGAATACTCACTTTACGGACGGCGGTAAGGTCTTCTCTTACATGCTGTCGCTGAATGCAGTAACGGTGCTTGTCGTTCAATACCCAATTGTCCGCACAGCAAGTAAATTTTCGCCTATCATGCCACTGATCCTTGGAAATATCTGCGTCGCGCTTAGCATGCTGCTGTTCGGCGCTGCCGGCGGTATCGCCCTCCTTATGGTCGGAGTGATTCTGTTCACCGTTGGTGAGGTGCTGCTGTTCACCATGATGGATATGCTGATCGACCGGATCGCCAAGCCGGAATGGAAAGGGACTTACTTCGGAACAATCGGGTTCAACGGGCTAGGCAGCGTAATGGCGCCTATTCTGGGAGGTATGCTGCTAGACCAGTTTGGCGCCTCCAGCGGCCCAGCGGTGTTTGTGCCGCTGGCGCTGACAACAGCCCTCGGTCTGCCGTTCCTGATAACCGCCCATAAAAGGCTTAAAGCCAGAGAGCGGACTGAGGCTGGAAGTTACAATTAA